A genomic segment from Ptychodera flava strain L36383 chromosome 8, AS_Pfla_20210202, whole genome shotgun sequence encodes:
- the LOC139138802 gene encoding uncharacterized protein — MLTEESTPTRLTFENVSIMDGNKNERFKVASDTGDISVAGYLDSNIDGKYILTILIETVQNTSQSLCTVTITLADVDGWPPYYNETCEMPTRGPRKVEMPIALFYGHSKVPLEVVFPHVYKERFKGDVNNDQCKLTIYFPILVWYRSINLDLRRSDYILKVLGVGDLEVAFSVYQEKADFPPDSLYDEEWFNPIYVTDGGPYALLKVVLNNINTNLLSVPIKWTFQVRKQQLSSGEGWIDYIGCPDGKYGFLCDKLCICKNDARCNVFNGACKCKSGWQGPACDIPSSWIDIHPKQQLLLYGSLLILTCTTYNIILPSENDEWKSRISWSLNGEYLNHHTLNFTKDLFVFDEPMLGISVLQTKRGVTEETAGHYKCEAIDEYNNVFIATATVTTRCPKNVFGRYCNISCDCVPASSASCERYRGCVCDPGFSGKHCEIDTAPPMFKECPQDMTNFAEDDGNLKATNVTWIVPTVKDNSENVTLYSNYTLGDIFQIGTTVVQYTALDSANNTAYCTFKVNVLYRSASRTSLIIGILVLCTCMFVLLPLFFCLGYRYRLQLYTALTADMDIDYDDDGKDCDAFVLFSSRDEDFAEAIVEHLEGNGTCRLLLHHRDFEVGKAILDNIEDCFDTSRASVLLISRNFLESGMCEHEARIALDNWINRKQRLIPIVIGDIKLVNDSKVIKRIVGLITYIQWPENGSDKEEEKFWKELEDALKKNVRKQSRIGLIKRYMLTLCRCLRKGYSRVRNNDV, encoded by the exons ATGCTTACAGAGGAATCAACTCCGACTCGTCTTACGTTTGAAAATGTATCAATAATGGACGGAAACAAG AATGAGCGATTCAAGGTAGCCTCGGACACGGGTGATATTTCCGTCGCGGGATACCTTGACAGTAATATAGATGGAAAATACATCCTAACCATCCTAATTGAGACAGTTCAG AACACAAGCCAGTCGCTGTGCACTGTAACAATAACACTTGCAGACGTCGACGGATGGCCACCATATTACAATGAAACGTGTGAGATGCCGACGAGAGGGCCACGAAAAGTG GAAATGCCTATTGCCTTATTTTATGGACATTCAAAGGTGCCGTTGGAGGTCGTATTTCCACATGTTTATAAGGAGAGGTTCAAAGGAGATGTCAATAATGATCAAT gtAAGCTGACAATCTATTTCCCCATTTTAGTGTGGTACCGGTCCATAAATCTCGACCTTAGAAGATCTGATTACATATTGAAGGTATTAGGCGTCGGCGACCTTGAAGTAGCGTTCAGCGTTTATCAAGAAAAG GCAGACTTTCCACCGGATTCCTTGTATGATGAGGAATGGTTCAACCCAATCTATGTGACCGATGGAGGACCCTATGCATTGTTGAAAGTAGTGCTCAATAACATCAACACCAACTTACTTTCTGTGCCAATAAAATGGACATTTCAGGTCAGAAAACAACAATTATCCTCCGGTGAGGGATGGATAGACTACATAG GTTGTCCCGATGGAAAGTATGGCTTCCTCTGCGACAAACTGTGcatttgcaaaaatgatgcaagATGCAATGTTTTCAATGGCGCTTGTAAGTGCAAATCCGGATGGCAAGGACCTGCTTGTGATATCC ccTCTTCATGGATCGATATTCATCCCAAACAACAGCTACTTTTGTATGGTTCACTCCTAATTTTAACGTGTACAACTTATAACATCATATTGCCAAGTGAAAACGACGAGTGGAAGTCCAGGATCTCGTGGTCGCTTAATGGTGAATACTTAAATCACCACACTCTAaactttacaaaagatttaTTCGTTTTTGACGAACCTATGCTCGG GATATCTGTATTGCAAACGAAGAGAGGTGTCACTGAGGAGACGGCAGGTCACTATAAATGTGAAGCAATAGATGAATACAACAACGTATTCATTGCTACTGCAACCGTTACGACAA GGTGCCCTAAAAATGTTTTCGGACGATACTGCAACATTTCATGTGACTGTGTACCTGCATCGTCTGCTTCTTGTGAGCGATACCGAGGTTGTGTCTGCGATCCCGGCTTCTCGGGGAAACACTGTGAAATAG ACACAGCGCCACCAATGTTCAAAGAATGCCCGCAAGATATGACGAATTTTGCAGAGGATGACGGGAACTTGAAGGCAACTAACGTGACATGGATTGTACCAACAGTGAAGGACAACTCGGAAAATGTAACTCTATACAGCAACTACACACTAGGCGATATTTTCCAAATAGGGACAACAGTGGTACAATACACAGCATTAGACTCGGCTAATAATACTGCATATTGCACGTTTAAAGTCAACGTCCTGT ATCGAAGCGCGTCACGAACTAGTCTTATCATCGGGATACTAGTTCTTTGCACATGTATGTTTGTTCTTCTTCCATTATTTTTCTGTCTCGGATACCGATACAGGCTCCAACTGTACACAGCATTGACAGCAGATATGGATATTGACTATGATGACG ATGGCAAGGACTGCGACGCCTTTGTATTGTTCAGCAGTAGAGACGAAGACTTCGCCGAAGCTATAGTGGAACATCTCGAAGGAAACGGGACATGCAGACTGTTGTTGCATCACAGAGACTTTGAAGTTGGCAAAG CCATTCTTGACAACATCGAGGACTGCTTCGATACAAGCCGCGCGTCCGTTCTTCTGATTTCCCGGAATTTCCTTGAGAGTGGAATGTGTGAGCATGAAGCACGGATCGCCCTTGACAACTGGATCAACAGAAAACAGAGATTGATTCCGATTGTGATAGGGGACATCAAACTTGTAAACGATTCGAAAGTGATCAAGCGGATTGTGGGGCTCATCACATACATCCAGTGGCCTGAGAACGGTTCAGACAAAGAAGAAGAGAAGTTCTGGAAGGAACTCGAAGACGCCTTGAAAAAGAACGTGAGAAAGCAATCCAGGATAGGTTTGATAAAGAGATATATGCTTACTTTGTGTAGATGTCTCAGAAAGGGATATTCTAGGGTACGAAATAACGATGTTTGA